A window of Desulfatiglans sp. contains these coding sequences:
- a CDS encoding pyruvate synthase subunit PorA, which produces MTARSKNIKVITGNTAAAYAVLLCRPDVVSAYPITPQSELVEQLAKFHADGLLDCEYVAVEGENSAQNVACAAVMAGGRAFTATSSYGLVYMYDTLLQTSGYRAPLVMVNVNREPPGIHAVYSGQQDMICTRDSGWIQVVVENCQEILDTIIMSYRLAEDYDIQLPVMVNYDGYYLSFLAESVDIPEQKDVDRFLAPLKDQPPRMKLVAGAGTGCGSHGIGMGFVEYRKKHMAAMERSKELWDKIDADFKKAFRRGYGGQIESYKCDDADIVLIASGSAVGTARAVIDAKREQGIKVGLVKLRFFRPFPVEKLSMVLKGKKAIGVLDRSICFGWNCGPVFQEICALSRHIGIMPMLSFIDGLANMDITKEHIAGMIDEIYKASQNKPYQELTWLP; this is translated from the coding sequence ATGACTGCAAGATCTAAAAACATAAAGGTAATTACCGGAAATACCGCTGCTGCATATGCGGTGCTGCTTTGTCGGCCTGATGTGGTCTCTGCCTACCCTATTACTCCACAGAGTGAACTTGTGGAGCAACTGGCTAAATTTCATGCAGACGGCCTGCTTGACTGTGAATATGTTGCTGTTGAAGGTGAAAACTCCGCACAGAATGTGGCGTGTGCTGCTGTTATGGCAGGTGGCAGGGCATTTACCGCCACTTCATCATACGGGCTTGTTTATATGTATGATACCCTGCTCCAGACATCCGGTTACAGGGCGCCTCTTGTGATGGTAAATGTCAATCGTGAGCCGCCCGGAATACATGCGGTCTATTCAGGCCAGCAGGATATGATATGCACAAGGGATTCGGGCTGGATTCAGGTTGTTGTAGAAAATTGCCAGGAGATTCTGGATACAATCATAATGTCTTACCGGCTGGCTGAAGACTATGATATTCAACTCCCTGTCATGGTTAACTATGATGGTTATTACCTCTCTTTTCTTGCTGAAAGTGTGGATATCCCTGAACAGAAGGATGTGGATCGTTTTCTTGCCCCCTTAAAAGATCAACCACCCAGGATGAAGTTAGTCGCAGGCGCTGGCACCGGTTGTGGAAGCCACGGTATAGGCATGGGCTTTGTTGAATACCGCAAGAAACACATGGCCGCAATGGAACGTTCTAAAGAGCTGTGGGACAAGATCGATGCGGATTTTAAAAAGGCATTCCGGCGCGGTTATGGTGGCCAGATAGAGTCATACAAATGTGATGATGCGGATATTGTTCTTATAGCGTCCGGAAGCGCAGTTGGAACAGCAAGGGCAGTAATTGATGCCAAACGTGAACAGGGCATAAAGGTGGGCTTGGTAAAATTACGTTTCTTCCGCCCCTTCCCTGTTGAAAAGTTAAGTATGGTATTAAAGGGTAAAAAGGCAATCGGGGTGCTGGATCGCAGCATCTGTTTCGGGTGGAATTGCGGACCTGTATTCCAGGAGATATGCGCCCTCTCTAGACATATTGGCATCATGCCCATGCTTAGCTTTATCGATGGCCTTGCCAATATGGATATAACAAAAGAACATATAGCCGGCATGATCGATGAGATATATAAGGCATCCCAGAATAAACCCTACCAGGAACTCACCTGGTTACCATAG